In Sphingobacterium zeae, one genomic interval encodes:
- a CDS encoding Maf family protein, whose amino-acid sequence MLKNLKNKTIILGSQSPRRKQLLAGLGLTFEVDVRETAEYVDPNLSATEVVRQIATCKAEAFADKKDCLVICADTIVVSDKGEILGKPKDEQEAIETLATLSGQKHVVLTAVAISWEGKISTFVETTTVYFYELELDEIDHYVTQFSPLDKAGSYGIQEWIGLIAIKKIEGEYNNVVGLPTAKLYQELKKLM is encoded by the coding sequence ATGTTGAAAAATCTAAAAAATAAAACAATTATATTAGGGTCTCAGTCTCCACGGAGAAAACAGCTGTTAGCAGGGCTTGGGCTGACCTTCGAAGTCGACGTACGGGAAACCGCAGAATATGTGGATCCGAATTTGTCTGCAACTGAGGTCGTTCGTCAAATTGCTACTTGTAAAGCGGAGGCATTTGCGGATAAAAAAGATTGTTTGGTTATCTGTGCCGACACTATTGTGGTGTCGGATAAGGGCGAAATTTTAGGTAAGCCCAAAGATGAACAGGAAGCTATAGAAACGCTAGCGACCTTGTCTGGTCAGAAACATGTGGTGCTGACTGCCGTAGCGATCTCATGGGAGGGTAAGATCAGCACTTTTGTCGAAACAACAACTGTTTATTTTTACGAACTAGAGCTGGATGAAATCGATCATTATGTTACTCAATTTTCGCCACTAGATAAAGCGGGTTCTTATGGAATACAGGAATGGATCGGCTTAATCGCCATAAAAAAGATAGAAGGGGAATATAATAATGTGGTTGGATTACCCACGGCAAAGCTTTATCAAGAATTGAAAAAGTTAATGTAA
- a CDS encoding KdsC family phosphatase, giving the protein MILTEFKSIKAFVLDVDGVLTDGTVQVNEDGHQLRTFNIKDGYAMQLAIKRGYPIFIITGGGSIGVEKRMRGLGISEVHSKVSDKLSKMTELAYAYKLELNQLMYIGDDVPDFSCMKSVGIAVSPADAVEEIKKISHYVSGLCGGKGVVRELIEKVMKVQGSWYEDETVKSI; this is encoded by the coding sequence ATGATATTGACCGAATTTAAATCGATAAAGGCTTTTGTATTGGATGTGGACGGTGTGTTGACTGACGGAACCGTGCAGGTAAATGAAGACGGACATCAATTGCGTACCTTTAATATTAAGGATGGATACGCGATGCAGTTGGCAATCAAAAGAGGTTACCCGATTTTTATAATTACCGGAGGTGGATCGATTGGTGTTGAGAAGCGTATGAGAGGATTGGGTATCAGTGAGGTGCATTCAAAAGTAAGTGATAAGCTTTCAAAAATGACCGAACTTGCTTATGCTTACAAGTTGGAATTAAATCAGTTGATGTACATCGGGGACGATGTTCCTGATTTCAGCTGCATGAAGTCCGTTGGGATAGCTGTTTCTCCGGCAGATGCAGTAGAAGAGATCAAGAAAATTTCACATTATGTGTCTGGTCTTTGTGGCGGAAAGGGAGTTGTACGTGAATTGATCGAAAAGGTAATGAAAGTACAAGGCAGCTGGTATGAGGATGAAACTGTAAAAAGCATATAG
- a CDS encoding GAF domain-containing hybrid sensor histidine kinase/response regulator, with product MNRKNYRKQITLGVIISFLLIFLSALYFFISLHHNLNNERTIVQIAENRFNTINEIKSNVDEVNDVKLDYLNKKDASLFIPYKLELRKTDELLRSLILKDDFYHFQLNKIEILRKEISAFYNFEQDIADTRAIQFRSNHIHEQKASILGQINLISKDLLDQRADLLEKSRNDLQIAQYITYLFIAIGLSGFFYILSKISSISRFLRATVKSQQESNSSLQLLQEQTNNDNWILNAISSIDEQLRGDYTDKKIAEISLHAIASSTRALGGTVYIFDDNYQEYQLCHKIGISAKQYIKQTFKENDGILGEVANNHEVVKIKDINNKHLLLETSLADRVDTEIYIIPFSYEKHCVGIMEICCPVINKKDEKLRFSFLNKVKDNIAVIIKVAQTHGKLADLYEELQQQTEELETQQEELRTTNEELIHKTHLLEASEEELRVQQEELIQTNNELDEKAKLLFAQNEDLEKARQAIAQKIEEVELSSKYKSEFMANMSHELRTPLNSILILAKLLQDNKKKNLNEDQIKYASVIHSAGSDLLHLINELLDLAKIESGKVEVQKERISTNDLVNYIKDFFNDTAASKSIHFLLDVDSNAPQEFVGDEHRIQQVIKNLLSNAFKFTGERGEVFFGIKADTQNLIFTVRDNGIGIAPEKQELIFDAFKQEDGSTSRKYGGTGLGLSICREIANLLKGKITLSSKIGEGSVFTFSIPLEQEIQTPLVKVSSIDKENNYLPPMRNETPVTAKIQRIENDGKNNKLLIIEDDFIFADILKDYAEQNGYDVYISYDGKDGLQKAENLLPAAVILDIMLPKMDGWEVLRNLKKNDNTKDIPVHMMSAGTFLHDEPISAGAIGFMSKPVSEESLAETFLKIKASTSHPLKKILLVEDQEIQSDFIKQSLEEQHIQIFQAFNAGQALDLLNQEKSFDCIIMDLNLPDRSGIELLNEIKSNNQFKNLPIIINTAMELSTEQTSEILHHSQAMVLKSAKSNNRLIDEVNLFLNKIRSNNHEYTMFNNAGSSVIAENNLASKTVLLADDDMRNIFALSTAFESYDMKIEIANNGQEALDILERNDQIDLVLMDIMMPVMDGYEAIGKIRANKKFANLPIIAVTAKAMKGDREKTIAVGANDYISKPVDVDKLISLMRVWLS from the coding sequence ATGAATCGAAAAAACTATAGAAAGCAAATTACCCTAGGAGTGATCATTTCTTTTTTGCTTATATTCCTTTCAGCCCTATATTTTTTCATATCGCTGCATCATAACTTAAATAACGAGCGAACTATCGTTCAAATCGCCGAAAATAGATTTAATACTATTAATGAAATTAAATCAAATGTAGACGAAGTAAATGATGTCAAACTTGATTACCTGAATAAGAAAGATGCTTCGTTATTTATTCCCTACAAATTGGAATTAAGAAAAACCGATGAACTGCTCCGTTCATTAATTCTTAAAGATGATTTCTATCATTTCCAATTGAACAAAATTGAAATATTACGTAAAGAAATTTCAGCATTTTATAACTTTGAGCAAGATATTGCAGATACAAGAGCAATTCAATTTAGATCCAATCACATTCACGAACAAAAAGCCTCTATATTGGGCCAGATTAATCTAATATCAAAAGATTTATTGGATCAACGAGCAGATCTTTTAGAAAAATCTAGAAACGACCTGCAAATAGCCCAATACATTACCTACCTGTTCATTGCTATAGGTTTAAGTGGATTCTTCTATATCCTTTCCAAGATTTCTTCTATCTCAAGATTTCTAAGGGCGACCGTGAAAAGTCAACAGGAGTCTAACAGCAGTCTTCAACTATTGCAGGAACAAACAAATAATGATAATTGGATTTTGAATGCAATCAGTAGCATCGATGAACAGTTACGTGGAGATTATACAGACAAGAAAATTGCTGAAATAAGTCTACACGCTATTGCCTCGTCGACTAGAGCACTAGGCGGAACAGTTTATATTTTCGACGACAATTATCAGGAATATCAGCTTTGCCACAAAATCGGCATTTCCGCAAAACAATATATCAAACAAACATTTAAAGAAAATGACGGTATATTAGGCGAAGTTGCAAACAATCATGAAGTTGTTAAAATTAAAGATATCAACAACAAGCACCTTTTATTAGAAACCTCATTGGCAGATCGGGTAGACACTGAGATTTATATTATTCCTTTTTCTTATGAAAAACATTGTGTCGGTATCATGGAGATATGCTGCCCCGTTATAAATAAGAAAGACGAAAAACTGCGGTTTAGCTTTTTAAATAAAGTAAAAGATAACATTGCCGTTATTATTAAAGTAGCCCAAACGCATGGAAAGCTTGCGGATCTTTATGAGGAGCTTCAACAACAAACCGAAGAACTGGAGACTCAACAGGAAGAGTTGAGAACAACGAATGAAGAGCTAATACATAAAACACATTTGTTAGAAGCCTCAGAAGAAGAACTTAGAGTGCAGCAAGAAGAACTTATCCAAACGAATAATGAGTTGGATGAGAAAGCGAAATTACTCTTCGCCCAAAACGAAGATCTGGAAAAAGCCCGTCAGGCGATAGCGCAAAAAATAGAGGAAGTAGAGCTATCTAGCAAGTATAAATCTGAATTTATGGCCAATATGAGCCATGAACTGCGGACACCCCTTAATAGTATTCTCATTCTGGCCAAATTACTTCAGGATAACAAAAAGAAAAACCTCAATGAGGATCAAATAAAATATGCTTCTGTTATTCATAGTGCAGGTTCAGATCTACTACATTTAATCAATGAATTGTTGGATCTGGCAAAAATTGAATCCGGTAAAGTTGAAGTCCAAAAAGAACGTATCAGCACCAACGATCTCGTAAATTATATTAAAGATTTTTTCAACGATACCGCAGCATCAAAAAGTATCCACTTCCTACTTGACGTAGACTCAAATGCTCCACAAGAATTTGTTGGTGATGAGCATCGTATACAACAGGTCATTAAGAATTTGTTATCGAATGCATTTAAGTTTACAGGTGAAAGAGGAGAAGTTTTTTTTGGAATAAAAGCTGACACACAAAATCTTATTTTTACCGTCAGAGATAACGGTATTGGAATCGCCCCGGAAAAACAAGAGCTTATCTTCGATGCTTTTAAACAGGAAGATGGTTCAACAAGCCGTAAATATGGTGGCACTGGTTTAGGTTTATCGATCTGTCGGGAAATCGCCAATTTATTGAAAGGGAAAATAACCTTATCCAGCAAAATCGGTGAGGGTAGCGTCTTCACTTTTAGCATTCCGCTAGAACAGGAAATCCAAACCCCGTTAGTAAAAGTATCATCTATCGACAAGGAAAATAATTATCTGCCGCCAATGCGGAATGAAACTCCTGTCACTGCAAAAATTCAAAGGATAGAAAACGATGGAAAAAACAATAAATTGCTGATTATTGAGGACGACTTTATTTTTGCAGATATTTTAAAAGACTACGCCGAGCAAAATGGCTATGATGTCTACATCAGCTATGATGGAAAAGATGGCTTACAAAAAGCTGAAAATTTACTACCTGCTGCAGTAATACTAGATATTATGTTGCCCAAAATGGATGGTTGGGAAGTACTTCGTAACCTCAAAAAAAATGATAATACCAAGGATATTCCAGTACACATGATGTCGGCAGGAACATTTTTACATGATGAACCTATTTCTGCTGGAGCCATCGGCTTTATGTCCAAACCAGTGTCAGAAGAATCACTGGCCGAAACTTTCTTAAAAATAAAGGCATCAACAAGTCATCCATTGAAAAAAATTCTTCTGGTGGAAGATCAAGAAATCCAAAGCGATTTTATCAAACAATCTTTGGAAGAACAACATATTCAAATCTTTCAGGCCTTCAATGCAGGACAAGCGCTCGATTTATTGAATCAGGAGAAATCATTTGATTGTATCATTATGGACTTAAATCTCCCAGACCGATCAGGGATTGAACTCCTGAACGAAATCAAATCGAACAATCAATTTAAGAATCTACCGATTATCATCAATACGGCAATGGAACTTAGTACAGAGCAGACTTCTGAAATACTCCACCATAGCCAAGCCATGGTTCTCAAGTCGGCTAAGTCAAACAACCGTCTGATTGATGAGGTAAATTTATTCTTAAATAAAATTCGTAGCAACAATCACGAATACACCATGTTCAACAACGCTGGAAGCTCTGTAATTGCTGAGAACAATTTAGCTTCCAAAACAGTACTACTAGCAGATGACGATATGCGGAATATTTTTGCCCT
- a CDS encoding TonB-dependent receptor domain-containing protein has protein sequence MMNQIFKKIYTTTILSLFFLAFVQAQTDSTRTLTVAGNCAMCKKRIETAAKMHGVETAVWNAGDNLLQIKYNSQKVQLEEIKKNIAQVGHDVDNLVATDESYAKLHECCMYPRLENGKIPEKKTITTGNHDHPHTVTGVVVEENQKGDLKPIVGANLHWVNLPTKNTRTNENGVFKLDHKEGFDQLVVSYVGMKPDTITIKDLHEVIMITAKGNVLMEVEVKGIRRSNYIDRMTPARLEVLTGKELFKAACCDLSESFETNASVDVVSADAVTGSKQIQMLGLSGIYTQLTVENLPGPRGLASPLGLNSIAGTWIESIQIAKGIGSVANGFENMAGQINVELKKPQNSERLFFNAYANNMGRTDVNLNLSQKVGQHWSTALLLHDNFMYNKSMNFSHNGFRDIPVGNLFSGVNRWFYENGKGLMVQFGVKYLNDDRTGGQIDFNEKTDKGTTNRYGLGFDIERVEGFAKIGYVFPENKHRSIGLQLAGSNYNQKSYFGLNNYDSEQQNGYANLLFQDIIGTVAHKYRVGASINYDNYNEWYLKDNNFKRKEVVSGAFAEYTYSPSEKFDAIIGLRQDYNSLYGWFTTPRIHLRYAPISGTTIRASSGRGQRTANIFAENTAVLASSRKLVIQSPDIYDKAYGLQPEVSWNSGIAIDQSLQIFGREASASVEFFHNNFSNQVVVDYENPREINFYNLNGKSFSNSLQTEFRLMPAPHFETRFAYRLLDVQTDFESGRKTKPLLAKHRGFVNLAYNHHAGWSVDYTLNVVGQKRIPSTAENPVEYQIPTASRAYATMNAQISKTFGKEKNFTVYVGGENLSNYFQRMPILAADQPFGNYFDTSMLWGPLTGRMFYTGVRYFIK, from the coding sequence ATGATGAATCAAATTTTCAAAAAAATATATACGACAACCATTCTATCTTTATTTTTTCTGGCATTTGTACAGGCACAGACCGACAGTACAAGAACGCTTACCGTAGCTGGGAATTGTGCCATGTGTAAAAAACGTATTGAAACCGCAGCGAAAATGCATGGTGTAGAAACAGCCGTTTGGAATGCGGGAGACAACCTTTTGCAAATCAAGTATAACTCCCAAAAAGTTCAGCTGGAGGAAATCAAGAAAAATATTGCTCAAGTTGGTCATGATGTAGACAACTTAGTTGCCACTGATGAATCCTATGCTAAGCTCCATGAATGTTGTATGTATCCGCGATTGGAAAATGGCAAAATACCCGAAAAGAAAACTATAACAACCGGTAACCATGATCATCCACATACAGTAACCGGGGTTGTAGTTGAAGAAAACCAAAAGGGGGATCTTAAACCCATTGTTGGCGCTAATTTACACTGGGTAAACCTTCCGACCAAAAATACAAGGACAAACGAAAATGGTGTTTTTAAATTAGACCATAAAGAAGGATTCGACCAATTGGTGGTAAGTTACGTTGGAATGAAACCTGATACCATCACCATCAAAGATCTGCATGAAGTAATTATGATTACAGCAAAGGGTAATGTATTGATGGAAGTTGAGGTTAAAGGAATACGACGCTCAAATTACATCGACCGTATGACACCTGCACGACTAGAAGTTCTTACCGGAAAAGAGTTATTCAAAGCGGCATGCTGTGACTTAAGCGAGAGCTTTGAAACTAATGCTTCTGTCGATGTCGTCAGTGCTGACGCTGTCACAGGTAGTAAACAGATTCAAATGCTAGGTCTAAGTGGTATTTACACCCAATTAACTGTGGAAAACTTACCCGGCCCGCGTGGACTGGCTTCTCCATTAGGCTTAAATTCTATTGCAGGAACATGGATTGAATCAATTCAAATCGCGAAAGGTATCGGTTCCGTAGCCAACGGTTTCGAAAACATGGCCGGACAGATCAACGTTGAACTGAAGAAACCTCAAAATTCGGAAAGACTGTTTTTTAATGCCTATGCGAACAACATGGGACGTACAGATGTCAACTTAAATCTTTCTCAAAAAGTTGGTCAACACTGGTCGACAGCACTCCTACTGCACGACAATTTCATGTACAATAAGTCCATGAACTTTAGTCACAACGGGTTTAGAGATATACCTGTAGGCAATTTATTCTCCGGTGTCAACCGCTGGTTTTATGAAAATGGAAAAGGGCTGATGGTACAATTTGGGGTCAAATATCTCAATGATGACCGTACAGGTGGGCAGATTGATTTTAACGAAAAGACAGATAAGGGAACTACAAATCGTTATGGTTTAGGATTTGATATCGAACGCGTAGAAGGTTTTGCCAAAATTGGTTACGTGTTCCCCGAAAATAAGCACCGCAGCATAGGTCTCCAACTCGCAGGATCAAACTATAATCAGAAAAGCTATTTTGGGCTCAATAACTACGATTCGGAGCAACAAAATGGATATGCTAATCTCTTATTTCAAGATATTATCGGGACAGTCGCTCACAAGTATCGCGTTGGTGCCTCCATTAATTATGACAATTACAACGAATGGTATTTAAAAGACAATAACTTCAAACGTAAAGAGGTTGTTTCGGGTGCATTTGCAGAATATACCTATAGTCCATCAGAAAAATTTGATGCCATAATTGGTCTCCGCCAAGACTACAACTCCCTGTATGGATGGTTTACAACACCACGCATCCATTTACGTTATGCTCCGATTTCGGGAACAACAATTCGGGCTAGCTCAGGAAGAGGTCAACGCACGGCAAATATATTTGCAGAGAATACGGCTGTCTTGGCAAGTAGTAGAAAATTGGTTATTCAATCGCCTGATATATACGATAAAGCCTATGGCCTACAACCTGAAGTCTCTTGGAATAGCGGAATAGCGATAGACCAAAGTTTACAAATATTTGGTCGCGAGGCTTCGGCATCCGTTGAATTTTTCCACAACAACTTCTCTAATCAGGTCGTGGTCGATTACGAAAATCCCCGAGAGATCAATTTTTATAATCTGAATGGAAAATCTTTCTCCAATAGTTTGCAAACAGAATTTCGCTTGATGCCAGCTCCTCATTTTGAAACGAGGTTCGCCTATCGCCTACTTGATGTGCAGACTGATTTTGAAAGTGGCAGAAAGACCAAACCGTTATTGGCTAAACACCGCGGCTTTGTCAACCTAGCCTATAACCACCATGCTGGCTGGAGTGTAGATTATACATTGAATGTCGTTGGACAAAAACGCATTCCATCAACAGCAGAGAACCCCGTTGAATATCAAATACCTACAGCATCAAGGGCTTATGCCACAATGAATGCACAGATTAGCAAAACGTTTGGGAAAGAGAAAAACTTTACCGTTTATGTGGGCGGAGAAAATCTATCCAATTATTTCCAACGTATGCCAATCCTTGCCGCAGATCAACCCTTTGGAAACTATTTTGATACGTCGATGCTTTGGGGTCCTTTAACAGGACGAATGTTCTACACTGGTGTTCGTTATTTCATCAAATAA